In Thermoplasmata archaeon, a single genomic region encodes these proteins:
- a CDS encoding FAD-dependent oxidoreductase — translation MAGKALVIGGGPAGLQSAWGLVSAGVETVLVERAPVLGGNLSHNKYLFPLREEAFKLLRERYMELEKSPLFTLHLNSQLTSLSRMEKGFEAVISTQPTYIDQKKCTLCGDCIRVCPAEFDDPESLWTTKRRAAHHHHGIPEVFFIDREWCRPGCRQCTSACTAGAVNLDASGTSLVERADAIIVATGIVPYDMKLLSELGYGRSPNIITGLEFELLFRPGGPTGGRVLRPSDRTEPKTVAILTCVGSRDEKHRPYCCQVGCMNALNQAYTVKEQLGEKVGVYVCFTDVRAHGKYYEEFYRKVRGMGVKFLRGKPSEVLVNHDGTISFDIFDTATHKLLKLRADIVVLEPALVNGAPELADRLGIGLDREGFFSTDIDYPLPVKSTAPGIFIAGAASGPKDVVSAMAHAAAATLLALHHIKTTRGSGG, via the coding sequence ATGGCTGGAAAGGCGCTGGTGATAGGTGGGGGGCCCGCTGGGCTACAGAGTGCCTGGGGTCTAGTGAGCGCGGGGGTCGAGACGGTGCTGGTCGAGAGGGCGCCGGTCCTCGGGGGCAACCTCTCGCATAACAAGTACCTATTCCCACTCAGGGAAGAGGCCTTCAAGCTGCTGCGTGAGAGGTACATGGAATTAGAGAAGTCGCCCCTCTTCACACTTCATCTCAACTCTCAACTCACCTCCCTGTCCAGAATGGAGAAGGGGTTCGAGGCTGTAATATCCACACAGCCAACCTATATAGACCAGAAGAAGTGCACGCTCTGCGGGGATTGCATCAGGGTCTGCCCCGCCGAGTTCGACGACCCAGAGAGCCTTTGGACAACGAAAAGGAGGGCGGCGCACCACCATCACGGCATCCCGGAGGTCTTCTTCATCGATAGGGAGTGGTGCAGGCCTGGCTGCCGCCAGTGCACTTCTGCCTGCACAGCCGGCGCGGTGAATCTGGATGCCTCCGGCACCAGTCTTGTCGAGCGGGCCGACGCGATAATCGTCGCCACCGGGATTGTCCCCTACGATATGAAGCTGCTCAGTGAGCTCGGCTACGGCCGAAGCCCTAATATAATAACCGGTTTAGAATTCGAGCTTCTATTCCGGCCCGGGGGACCGACGGGGGGCCGGGTGCTCAGGCCCTCGGACAGGACGGAGCCGAAGACCGTCGCCATCCTGACCTGCGTGGGCTCGCGCGACGAGAAGCACAGGCCCTACTGCTGCCAGGTCGGCTGCATGAACGCCCTCAACCAGGCCTACACGGTGAAGGAGCAGCTAGGTGAGAAGGTCGGGGTGTACGTTTGTTTCACGGACGTCCGGGCCCACGGGAAGTATTATGAGGAATTCTACAGAAAGGTCAGGGGCATGGGTGTGAAGTTCCTGAGGGGCAAGCCCTCCGAAGTACTGGTCAACCACGACGGAACCATCAGCTTCGACATTTTCGACACCGCCACCCACAAGCTGCTGAAGCTCAGGGCGGACATCGTAGTGCTGGAGCCCGCACTGGTCAACGGGGCGCCGGAGCTCGCAGATAGGCTGGGCATTGGGCTCGACAGGGAGGGCTTCTTCTCCACAGACATCGACTACCCCTTGCCCGTCAAGAGCACAGCACCCGGCATCTTCATAGCTGGAGCGGCCTCTGGGCCTAAGGACGTGGTCAGCGCAATGGCCCACGCGGCTGCGGCTACCCTGCTCGCTCTACACCACATCAAGACGACACGGGGGTCCGGTGGATAG
- a CDS encoding CARDB domain-containing protein codes for MVRRVIAWSVALALTIGIFINPVQPVSGGGTTKSSISRDMSTPDGLYWCDDKRLTDHPSEDRIPQIVVDSTGISHVIWFRGSSYSGQYMYKKIDRLGNELISEKQIANGQIPEQYSGFQSPSIGIDSRGDFHIVFEPGGTGVAYAKYDKNGNNVVPQYNVPQGAQYPHNPSIAVSRNDLVHIIYEDYRWGYSAEGIAYAQINVDGTLIKDGVRISDPGWYCEGSTLTTDYSSNVHVTFYASNLGIFHGKLDRNGNPVPDAPPQMLYKLGTFWTHGPPYIGCDGLGGVHIIFNTAGGGTSAAGDCMYMKLNNNGVKLAAGPDENGIRLASGTCRGFPYIAGDSMGNAYAIWSDTRDGTPKIYYLKIENGHENDTNLPDRAICLTPDTAGAFEPKLAVDPDDNLHVVWKDQRDGNYEIYYKFAYNYGVELGMNPEEMYKVMYVRPNETKSANITIRNTGGLNDTVTLNMSVDMHGHTGWKVKLQATSFELKPQEIVKVKVSVTGDPEGQANDFIDTRITATSTGNPRRNSTVAFRTYLTVDERLLLSCSDKVHSTQAGVPTLYLIKALNLGDIKMDVNLTTAGPPEWEVELERSEILNLKPKEEVVFTVKVTPPATAMADEVGVVSITGKSVRNPGVKDTVVTHTVVSPSLFIELTCEEAEKWVDPGNSTAYTIFVTNYGNMPGTVIVILEIVSGTGSWIAELDANAVGVAGMETKPVTLTVVAPYDARAGERLVVRVVGFNEERTLSDDVTTTTMVNHIHRILIGINPEKQLADPGATVLFTITLQNSGNGPEEMSLSTTKLDVGWKMKFTIGGAEIISIYLDAAQTIRFEALVTVPSTALTGDHICGVGILDSSGNLWEAGLIVAVRQIYDIDLTTTLSRQLGSPGQKLFFTILTRNRGNGRDTVTFEISRLPPGWAVEFFDSDNKPTRSVTLEATVIGKTNMLVSLPLTTNTTSQELIVTGTSESGLTDSIKFVVDMMLPDLYLTGISYSPKSLVAGKAASVTVTVVNQGDVSVENVTIRLYEGGTILGTERLTRLPAGTNKTSTFTWVPREGQRTLRIVVDPDNTIIEKDETNNQVKDSIRVQGKGWELVPGFGAAVLAAALAFSLLVTRRRR; via the coding sequence ATGGTGAGACGGGTAATCGCATGGAGCGTTGCGCTGGCGCTGACCATCGGCATTTTTATTAATCCGGTTCAACCGGTTAGCGGAGGCGGTACCACCAAGAGTTCGATTTCTCGGGATATGTCGACCCCCGACGGGCTCTATTGGTGCGATGACAAGAGGCTGACCGACCACCCGAGCGAGGACCGCATCCCGCAAATTGTAGTGGACTCCACCGGCATCTCCCATGTAATATGGTTCAGGGGCAGCTCCTACTCTGGCCAGTACATGTACAAGAAAATAGACAGGCTCGGAAACGAGCTGATATCCGAGAAACAGATTGCGAACGGCCAGATTCCGGAGCAGTACAGCGGCTTCCAGTCCCCATCAATCGGGATTGACTCTAGAGGGGACTTCCACATCGTCTTCGAGCCCGGCGGGACGGGCGTTGCGTACGCTAAGTATGACAAGAACGGAAACAATGTTGTTCCTCAATACAATGTGCCGCAGGGCGCCCAGTACCCCCACAACCCCTCGATAGCGGTCAGCCGCAATGATCTTGTTCACATCATTTACGAGGACTACCGCTGGGGCTACAGTGCGGAGGGAATAGCCTACGCCCAGATCAACGTGGACGGCACCCTTATCAAGGACGGCGTGAGAATCTCAGACCCAGGATGGTACTGCGAGGGCTCGACGCTGACCACTGACTACTCCAGCAACGTTCACGTGACCTTCTACGCCAGCAACCTCGGAATATTCCACGGAAAGCTCGACCGCAACGGCAACCCCGTGCCGGACGCGCCGCCGCAGATGCTCTACAAACTCGGGACTTTCTGGACCCACGGCCCGCCCTACATAGGATGCGATGGCCTCGGCGGAGTACACATCATATTCAACACTGCTGGTGGCGGGACATCGGCCGCGGGCGACTGCATGTACATGAAGCTGAACAACAACGGCGTCAAGCTCGCCGCGGGCCCCGACGAGAACGGCATCAGGCTCGCCTCGGGCACATGTCGGGGCTTCCCCTACATCGCGGGTGACAGCATGGGCAACGCCTACGCCATCTGGTCCGACACCCGCGACGGGACGCCCAAGATATACTATCTGAAAATAGAGAACGGGCACGAGAACGACACCAACCTGCCGGACAGGGCGATATGCCTCACCCCGGATACCGCGGGCGCGTTCGAGCCCAAGCTCGCGGTGGACCCCGACGACAACCTTCACGTAGTGTGGAAGGACCAGCGTGATGGGAATTATGAAATCTACTATAAATTCGCCTACAACTACGGCGTCGAGCTGGGAATGAATCCCGAAGAGATGTACAAGGTGATGTATGTGAGGCCGAATGAGACCAAGAGCGCCAACATCACAATCAGAAACACCGGCGGCCTCAACGACACGGTAACACTGAACATGAGCGTGGACATGCACGGCCACACGGGCTGGAAGGTCAAGCTCCAGGCGACCTCATTCGAGCTCAAGCCGCAGGAGATTGTGAAGGTCAAGGTCTCGGTCACTGGGGACCCAGAAGGCCAGGCCAACGACTTCATAGATACCAGAATCACCGCCACTTCCACTGGGAATCCGCGCAGGAACAGCACCGTGGCCTTCAGAACATACCTCACTGTGGACGAAAGGCTGCTGCTCTCCTGTAGCGACAAGGTCCACTCCACTCAGGCCGGGGTGCCGACGCTGTATCTCATAAAGGCCCTCAACTTGGGGGACATCAAAATGGACGTCAATCTGACCACCGCCGGACCCCCCGAGTGGGAGGTGGAGCTCGAGCGCTCCGAAATCCTCAACCTTAAGCCCAAGGAAGAGGTTGTTTTCACTGTGAAGGTCACGCCCCCCGCAACGGCTATGGCGGACGAGGTGGGGGTCGTCTCCATCACTGGAAAGAGCGTTAGGAACCCAGGCGTCAAGGACACAGTAGTTACCCACACCGTGGTCAGTCCGAGCCTCTTCATCGAGCTGACCTGCGAGGAGGCTGAGAAGTGGGTTGACCCGGGGAACTCGACCGCCTACACTATATTCGTCACCAACTACGGTAACATGCCCGGAACGGTGATAGTAATTCTTGAAATCGTGAGCGGCACTGGGAGCTGGATCGCCGAGCTCGACGCCAACGCCGTCGGGGTCGCAGGAATGGAGACCAAGCCGGTAACGCTGACGGTGGTCGCCCCGTACGACGCTCGGGCAGGAGAGAGGCTCGTGGTCCGCGTCGTCGGGTTCAACGAGGAGAGAACCCTCTCGGACGATGTGACGACCACGACGATGGTGAACCATATCCACAGAATTCTGATTGGCATCAACCCGGAGAAGCAGCTCGCCGACCCGGGAGCGACAGTGCTCTTCACAATCACGCTACAGAACTCGGGCAACGGCCCAGAGGAGATGTCCCTGTCGACCACGAAGCTCGACGTGGGCTGGAAGATGAAGTTCACCATTGGCGGTGCGGAGATAATTAGCATATATCTCGACGCAGCCCAGACCATTCGCTTCGAGGCCCTCGTGACGGTACCCTCGACTGCCCTCACCGGGGACCACATATGCGGGGTCGGAATTCTCGACAGCTCCGGCAATCTCTGGGAGGCCGGGCTTATTGTTGCGGTTAGGCAGATATACGACATAGACCTGACGACCACACTCTCTAGGCAGCTCGGCTCCCCAGGCCAAAAGCTCTTCTTCACAATCCTGACGAGAAACCGTGGGAACGGCCGCGACACGGTTACTTTCGAGATCAGCCGGCTACCGCCGGGATGGGCGGTGGAGTTCTTTGACAGCGATAACAAGCCCACAAGGAGCGTCACTCTTGAGGCCACGGTCATTGGAAAGACCAATATGCTGGTCTCGCTTCCTCTAACGACCAACACTACCAGCCAGGAACTCATTGTCACCGGGACGTCAGAGAGCGGGCTCACGGATTCAATCAAGTTCGTGGTTGACATGATGCTCCCAGACCTCTACCTGACCGGCATATCATACAGCCCCAAGTCGCTCGTCGCTGGCAAGGCCGCGAGCGTGACTGTGACAGTGGTGAATCAAGGTGATGTGTCCGTGGAGAACGTCACCATCAGACTCTACGAGGGGGGAACAATCCTCGGTACAGAGAGGCTGACCAGACTGCCAGCGGGAACAAATAAGACCTCGACCTTCACCTGGGTCCCGAGGGAGGGCCAGAGGACCCTCAGGATAGTCGTGGACCCCGACAACACAATCATCGAGAAGGACGAGACAAACAACCAGGTGAAGGACTCCA